In Pseudobdellovibrionaceae bacterium, the following proteins share a genomic window:
- a CDS encoding LysR family transcriptional regulator: MRLKDHLEKLSYFYQVGKEGSIKEASSVLGITQPSLTKSIKILEDAVGSDLFVRLPRGVELTKQGRVLFEYCHQLFAGLEDLEARLLAPDDPMSGHLRVGTYDSIAIYFWPKFLRSFLHEFPNLDLELTTNRSHEIQSMVESGELDVGLIIEPQSTAQLDVMDLATDTFQLYAATKMASEQEAQLSAPLIYMPDALAGEKGRLEHMISAQGGDYGRAKHYGTSSLESAKELVINGIGVGLLPKMVAQDAVKKKRIKQIYPKGFPKSGIGKHRIGVVFAKHKKDSRIMKELFSRLKSHPW; the protein is encoded by the coding sequence ATGCGGCTCAAAGATCACTTGGAAAAACTGAGCTATTTTTATCAAGTTGGAAAAGAAGGATCGATCAAGGAGGCCTCATCAGTCCTAGGGATCACTCAGCCTTCGCTGACTAAATCCATCAAGATTCTCGAAGATGCGGTGGGAAGCGATCTCTTCGTGCGTCTTCCCCGGGGAGTGGAGCTGACTAAGCAGGGCCGGGTTCTCTTTGAGTACTGCCATCAGTTGTTCGCGGGTCTGGAGGACTTGGAGGCAAGACTTCTGGCCCCGGATGATCCCATGTCGGGGCATTTGCGCGTGGGGACTTATGACAGTATTGCGATTTACTTTTGGCCCAAGTTTTTGCGGAGTTTTCTCCATGAGTTTCCCAACCTGGATTTGGAACTCACCACCAACCGTAGTCATGAGATTCAGAGCATGGTGGAGTCCGGAGAGCTGGACGTGGGTTTGATCATTGAGCCGCAGTCGACGGCGCAACTCGACGTAATGGACCTGGCTACGGACACCTTTCAGCTCTATGCGGCCACAAAAATGGCCAGTGAGCAGGAAGCGCAATTATCTGCCCCCTTGATCTATATGCCCGATGCCCTAGCGGGGGAAAAGGGGCGGTTGGAGCACATGATCTCTGCTCAAGGTGGAGACTATGGACGGGCCAAGCACTACGGGACTTCCAGCCTGGAGTCAGCGAAGGAGTTGGTGATCAATGGTATCGGTGTGGGGCTGCTACCAAAAATGGTGGCCCAGGACGCGGTTAAGAAAAAACGCATCAAGCAGATTTATCCCAAGGGATTTCCCAAATCTGGAATCGGCAAACACCGCATCGGAGTGGTGTTTGCCAAACATAAAAAAGATTCGCGGATCATGAAGGAGCTCTTTTCACGGTTGAAGAGTCATCCTTGGTAG
- a CDS encoding mechanosensitive ion channel, whose amino-acid sequence MDLSSSMEQILSLVNSYIPNLIGAMAVLILGWLVAHLTSKLFIATCRKFKVGEKISRLIGADETKRVAEFEVAAGQVLFFILMLFVLVGFFQSLGLSLLNEPINRLLATVFEYAPRLVAPIVLLTLAWIIASALRFLILRLSKQAKLDEKIGEQVEERDLAKDLPVSTAFAETVYWLVFLLFLPAVLDALALKGLIEPVNAMVHKFLGFLPNVFAAIVIFAIGWFVARVVKKIVVNLLSSAGANRLSDKLGLKALLGDQQLSEVAGMVVYILIIIPVLISSLNSLKLEAITQPASAMLNTFLQAIPAVFAAILVLFISYVVGRVIADLVSKFLQSVGFDNLLSKLGISIRPDANHKKPSEVMGVVALIAVLLFAGIESLNLIGFQSLAEILSQFTVFAGQVAFGLVIIGLGFYIANIVAKVVASSSAPQAKFLSGLARTAVLILGFAMGLKQMGIADEIVTITFGLVLGALAIATGIAFGLGGKDSASDLVKELLSKFK is encoded by the coding sequence ATGGACTTGTCCAGTTCCATGGAACAGATTCTGAGTCTTGTTAATTCCTACATCCCTAACCTCATCGGCGCCATGGCCGTGCTTATCTTAGGTTGGCTGGTCGCCCATTTGACCTCAAAGCTTTTTATCGCCACTTGTCGCAAGTTTAAGGTGGGAGAAAAGATCTCTCGACTTATCGGCGCTGATGAGACCAAGCGGGTGGCCGAGTTTGAGGTTGCCGCCGGACAGGTGCTGTTTTTTATCCTAATGCTTTTTGTCTTGGTGGGCTTTTTCCAGTCTCTTGGGCTCAGCCTTCTCAATGAACCGATTAACCGTCTATTGGCCACCGTTTTTGAGTATGCTCCACGGCTGGTGGCACCCATCGTCCTCCTGACTCTGGCTTGGATCATCGCCAGTGCTCTGCGCTTTTTGATTCTGCGCCTATCCAAACAAGCCAAGCTGGACGAGAAAATTGGCGAACAGGTTGAGGAACGAGATCTAGCCAAGGACCTCCCTGTTTCAACAGCCTTTGCTGAAACCGTCTACTGGCTGGTCTTTCTCCTGTTTTTGCCGGCTGTTCTTGACGCTCTTGCATTGAAGGGCCTGATTGAACCGGTGAATGCCATGGTTCACAAGTTTTTGGGTTTTCTCCCCAACGTCTTTGCCGCCATCGTTATTTTTGCCATCGGTTGGTTCGTAGCGCGAGTGGTAAAAAAGATCGTGGTCAACCTTCTCAGCTCAGCCGGAGCCAACCGCCTATCGGATAAGTTGGGCCTTAAGGCTCTTCTTGGCGACCAGCAGCTGTCTGAGGTCGCTGGGATGGTGGTTTATATTCTGATTATTATCCCTGTCCTCATTTCAAGCTTGAATTCCCTAAAGCTTGAGGCCATCACCCAACCCGCCAGCGCCATGCTGAATACATTTTTGCAGGCCATCCCCGCCGTCTTTGCGGCCATCTTGGTTTTGTTTATTTCCTACGTTGTTGGTCGCGTCATCGCCGATCTAGTTTCCAAGTTTTTACAGAGCGTGGGCTTTGATAATCTTTTGTCCAAGTTAGGCATTTCCATTCGCCCCGATGCCAATCATAAAAAACCCTCGGAAGTCATGGGTGTCGTGGCACTAATTGCTGTCCTCTTGTTTGCTGGGATAGAGTCTCTCAATCTCATTGGATTTCAGTCATTGGCTGAGATTCTCAGTCAGTTTACCGTCTTTGCCGGCCAAGTGGCCTTTGGCCTGGTCATTATTGGCCTGGGTTTTTATATCGCCAATATTGTCGCCAAGGTCGTTGCATCCAGCTCTGCCCCACAGGCGAAGTTTCTTTCAGGCCTGGCGCGCACCGCTGTGTTGATTCTTGGCTTCGCCATGGGACTTAAGCAGATGGGTATTGCCGATGAAATCGTCACCATCACCTTTGGCCTGGTACTTGGCGCCCTGGCCATTGCCACCGGCATTGCTTTCGGACTCGGCGGCAAAGACAGTGCCTCTGATTTAGTTAAAGAGCTTCTTAGTAAGTTCAAATAA
- a CDS encoding polyphosphate polymerase domain-containing protein has translation MDLFRREIKFQINQEQMDGICDFLRAHCEMDKHSVLSADGHYTINSLYLDTENMLLLETKRKNLSSRFSIRIRSYGDPAVDYPVFLEIKKKVNGMVAKQRITVTNPQVWEFLEYGIADEGNADFRQAFLSPIAYQIWRLGLGPRIMTQYRRKAYFGRNEPYTRVTFDRSLRCYPETTYNPFPREEKFANYDNIDVYKSPTSNIILELKCELKVPLWMRDLVRRFGLKHSSFSKFDSSYTFASDKLTSVGL, from the coding sequence ATGGATCTGTTTAGACGAGAGATTAAGTTTCAGATTAACCAGGAGCAAATGGACGGCATCTGTGATTTCCTACGTGCCCACTGCGAAATGGACAAACACTCGGTTCTTTCTGCTGACGGCCACTACACCATTAATTCCTTGTATTTGGATACGGAGAACATGCTGCTCCTGGAAACCAAACGTAAAAACCTGTCGAGCCGCTTTTCCATTCGCATCCGCTCATATGGGGATCCTGCCGTTGACTATCCGGTGTTTTTGGAAATCAAAAAGAAGGTCAACGGGATGGTGGCTAAACAAAGGATTACAGTCACCAACCCTCAGGTTTGGGAGTTCCTTGAGTACGGAATTGCAGATGAAGGTAATGCAGATTTTCGGCAGGCCTTTTTATCGCCCATTGCCTATCAGATTTGGCGTTTAGGTTTAGGGCCGAGAATCATGACTCAATATCGGCGTAAGGCCTATTTCGGCCGTAATGAGCCGTACACTCGTGTGACATTTGACCGCAGTTTACGCTGTTACCCGGAAACCACCTACAATCCCTTTCCTCGTGAAGAGAAATTCGCCAATTACGACAATATTGATGTCTACAAGAGTCCAACGAGCAATATCATTCTAGAGCTTAAGTGTGAGCTGAAGGTTCCCCTGTGGATGAGGGATCTGGTCCGTCGCTTTGGTCTTAAGCACTCGTCCTTCTCCAAATTTGATTCGAGTTACACCTTCGCCAGCGACAAGCTCACTTCTGTCGGCTTGTGA
- a CDS encoding nitroreductase family protein, which produces MLEKLTQQEFSNATARTIVRSLLSVFRKRRSTRHFDQAPIDIEIIKMAVAIAGTAPSGANKQPWSFAIIQEQELKSAIRQKAEEEESLFYAERAPQKWLRDLEPLHTDATKEFLTEASYLIPIFYATFDVDAQGAKSTHYYAKESVGIATGLLIAALHLAGLSVLTYTPSNRRFMTRLLNRQENENAFLVLAVGLPHPEARVPQLSKKTLSDILTIYKNVSERNSTIET; this is translated from the coding sequence GTGCTGGAAAAGCTCACACAACAAGAATTTAGTAACGCAACAGCCCGGACGATTGTCAGGTCCTTGCTGTCCGTGTTCCGCAAGAGGAGAAGCACCAGGCACTTTGATCAAGCCCCCATAGACATTGAAATCATCAAGATGGCCGTGGCCATTGCCGGTACGGCTCCCAGCGGGGCCAACAAACAGCCTTGGTCCTTTGCCATTATCCAAGAGCAAGAGCTCAAATCGGCAATTCGCCAAAAGGCTGAAGAGGAAGAGAGTCTCTTTTATGCCGAGCGAGCTCCACAAAAGTGGCTTCGCGATCTAGAGCCTTTACATACAGATGCGACCAAGGAGTTTCTCACTGAAGCCAGCTATTTGATCCCCATCTTCTACGCCACTTTTGATGTGGATGCCCAAGGGGCCAAGTCCACCCATTACTATGCCAAGGAATCGGTCGGCATTGCCACCGGACTGTTGATCGCAGCCCTTCATTTGGCAGGCCTATCAGTCCTGACCTATACCCCTTCCAACCGCCGATTTATGACCCGCCTGTTGAATCGGCAGGAAAACGAAAACGCCTTTTTGGTGTTAGCCGTCGGCCTTCCCCACCCGGAAGCCCGCGTCCCACAACTCAGCAAAAAGACCCTCTCTGACATACTCACCATTTATAAAAATGTCAGCGAGCGCAACTCAACCATTGAAACCTAA